The Dysidea avara chromosome 13, odDysAvar1.4, whole genome shotgun sequence genome includes a region encoding these proteins:
- the LOC136242980 gene encoding uncharacterized protein gives MERKGGCTRSVEWVDWPSVCYGDIYNYLISTPSEYTHEMLKAYKSMDGYNFFMNGWINNILVTAIDGSNRYIYTATVKHSQTLSAPHLKVWMCCKSDGEVMAAHCTCMAGCGEACLHIAAILFAAEANTLVKQQFSCTSLPCTWLPPAFRTVPFLPLAEIDFRTPRQKRKGFLEPAAPAPKKSMTIQKPTQAMLEEHYSKLSKAKHKPLLLSLVSGFNDDFVPLYVRGLLPEPLTSLFHKDNQEVPFQDLVKACDAFYDMVSITPEQAHMVELKTREQSKCKLWYEQRAGRVTASNLRRVLHTDFAKPSVSLVKTICYPESTKFYSKACDYELTHEADALRIYKDSMQASHAFFELKKCGLVLDSENPFIGASPDGIISCSCCGKGVVEVKCPFSCRDKSFDEAVKHREFCLEEDTFLLKQDHPYYFQVQLQMKLCQAKFCDFVVWGKDGALKQRVDYNAECINDALKQVKNFVKMCLLPELLSRCFTSGMITPDPPVVESNEEQDEESEDDQLPPLDDDTANQSTSSTSNSTADVEEDEDDRPWCYCRQNEDYDQIIACDGKDSAIEWFHWGCVHLTEETVPTGEWYCPDCANQ, from the coding sequence ATGGAACGAAAAGGCGGCTGCACTCGAAGCGTAGAGTGGGTAGATTGGCCGAGTGTTTGTTATGGCGACATTTACAATTATTTGATCAGTACGCCTAGCGAATATACCCATGAAATGCTAAAGGCTTACAAGAGCATGGATGGCTATAATTTCTTCATGAATGGTTGGATCAACAACATTCTTGTAACTGCGATAGATGGTAGCAACAGATACATCTACACTGCTACAGTGAAACATTCACAGACGCTGTCAGCTCCACATTTAAAGGTATGGATGTGTTGTAAATCAGATGGAGAAGTGATGGCAGCACACTGTACCTGCATGGCAGGGTGTGGAGAAGCTTGCTTGCACATTGCTGCCATCCTGTTTGCTGCTGAAGCCAATACCCTAGTAAAGCAACAGTTCTCTTGCACATCCCTGCCTTGTACATGGCTTCCACCAGCATTTAGAACTGTGCCATTTTTGCCATTAGCAGAAATTGACTTTAGAACACCAAGACAAAAGAGAAAAGGCTTTCTAGAGCCTGCTGCACCTGCTCCAAAGAAAAGTATGACAATTCAAAAGCCTACACAGGCAATGTTGGAAGAGCATTATTCAAAGCTTTCTAAAGCTAAGCACAAGCCACTTTTGTTATCCTTGGTGAGTGGTTTTAATGATGATTTTGTGCCATTATATGTGAGGGGATTGCTTCCTGAACCACTGACATCATTATTTCATAAAGATAATCAAGAAGTACCATTTCAAGATTTGGTAAAGGCATGTGATGCTTTTTATGACATGGTATCTATAACTCCAGAGCAGGCCCACATGGTAGAACTGAAAACCAGGGAGCAATCCAAATGTAAGCTGTGGTATGAACAACGAGCTGGCCGTGTTACTGCATCAAATTTACGTAGAGTCCTTCATACAGATTTTGCAAAACCTTCAGTGTCATTGGTAAAGACCATTTGCTATCCCGAGTCTACAAAGTTTTATAGCAAGGCTTGTGACTATGAGCTTACCCATGAAGCTGATGCATTGCGTATATACAAAGATAGCATGCAAGCTTCACATGCGTTTTTTGAGCTTAAAAAGTGTGGGCTAGTTCTTGACAGTGAGAATCCTTTTATTGGAGCTTCACCAGATGGGATTATTTCCTGTTCATGCTGTGGCAAAGGGGTTGTAGAGGTGAAGTGCCCATTCTCATGCAGGGATAAGTCTTTTGATGAAGCTGTCAAacacagggagttttgtttggaAGAAGATACTTTCTTGCTTAAACAAGATCATCCATACTATTTTCAAGTGCAGCTACAAATGAAGCTGTGTCAGGCAAAGTTTTGTGACTTTGTGGTTTGGGGAAAAGATGGTGCTTTGAAGCAGCGAGTTGATTATAATGCAGAATGCATCAATGATGCATTGAAACAAGTGAAAAACTTTGTGAAAATGTGTCTACTGCCAGAACTACTAAGTCGCTGTTTCACCAGTGGAATGATAACACCTGATCCTCCAGTAGTTGAATCCAATGAAGAACAAGATGAAGAGAGTGAAGATGACCAGTTACCACCACTGGATGATGATACTGCAAATCAATCTACCAGTAGTACAAGTAATAGTACTGCTGATGTTGAAGAGGACGAAGATGACAGACCGTGGTGCTATTGCCGACAAAATGAGGATTATGATCAAATAATAGCATGTGATGGTAAGGACTCTGCGATTGAATGGTTTCATTGGGGCTGTGTGCACTTGACAGAAGAAACTGTTCCCACTGGTGAATGGTATTGTCCTGACTGTGCTAATCAATGA